The proteins below come from a single Streptomyces spongiicola genomic window:
- a CDS encoding SCO5717 family growth-regulating ATPase: MNGDRDEIRGGWSTPVDDQSDAEPAELTGEFTIDYTPPAWYTQNASGATSGGSAVQGATSPPPSGAPVAVPGLPQGSGFEPDRPVSAPGSAHHETNTPSTPAHHETNTPSTGPAPARTPGPVAAQAPVHDPAHPAAGDAPGGTAPGAPDGGAPQPFGGGDVESGATMRISPAALRRESAEREEAAAPSASQEERGTAGGTPPPAAGADRVDEPAAVNEPEAPGGPSGAEGASAEGSGEGTAAGAAQEAPAAGQRHGDEGTAQAGPAAAGRYEGASHGERESADAAQDLRGTDESSGTRHGAEPYGTTPGAEPSEAAPGAEPAGTAPSAEPSGAVPSGTTPEPGPAPAPEPGDSVPEAALPQDGGPTAAPQGTHPLPAAAHPWAPAPGATQDADGVLPPLPPAFPPAAPTAAPQWPVQAQPADLPAAAAHQQSASPSGVPEQPTGHGFPPPGTQHPQPADPQGGHGFPEPPQHQPQPQPQPHQDQPQHQHQPPQPRQGARHPDPAAPPDGYGFPPPAYGPGPSHWQPGAPLPPAAPAPEPLPPQSGYGFPHGGHGFPPATRQPGGPGPIPPQAPRGGQPPHVPGPAAPQPPARQARTQGQAHPRGQAQQPPADPVDPRTGAGWPQPVAPDQRERSVPGAPLGYTAAVELSSDRLLRNTKPKARSSRNPSARFRIGGKKEEAERQRKLELIRTPVLSCYRIAVISLKGGVGKTTTTTALGATLATERQDKILAIDANPDAGTLGRRVRRETGATIRDLVQAIPYLNSYMDIRRFTSQAPSGLEIIANDVDPAVSTAFSDEDYRRAIDVLGRQYPVILTDSGTGLLYSAMRGVLDLADQLIIISTPSVDGASSASTTLDWLSAHGYAELVQRSITVISGVRETGKMIKVEDIVQHFETRCRGVVVVPFDEHLSAGAEVDLDMMRPKTREAYFTLSAMVAEDFARAQQAQGLWTSAGQGHQPPHMAPPMPHQPYGGPPHPGPPHPGPAYAPSPGQPQHPGQPPYHPGQPVGPPQRGVRPPQHPGQPRQPGGQPPFGGQAGHCGPQPGGGPLPGMQQQWQQVPPSRAPSMPQPGGAAFPGQPAQPGTAPAQPSQPGRPPTRDEAPGQPDQGGSQGHAPPGGNGYGHPRPQPPQAPPASPQ, encoded by the coding sequence GTGAACGGCGATCGGGACGAGATCCGCGGGGGCTGGAGCACGCCCGTCGACGATCAGTCCGACGCGGAGCCCGCAGAGTTGACGGGTGAGTTCACCATCGACTACACCCCGCCCGCCTGGTACACGCAGAACGCGTCGGGGGCTACATCGGGGGGCTCCGCCGTGCAGGGGGCGACCTCCCCGCCGCCGTCCGGGGCGCCCGTCGCCGTGCCCGGTCTTCCTCAGGGCAGTGGGTTCGAGCCGGACCGGCCTGTCTCGGCGCCCGGTTCGGCGCACCACGAGACGAACACGCCGTCCACCCCGGCGCACCACGAGACGAACACGCCGTCCACCGGGCCGGCGCCGGCCCGCACGCCCGGACCGGTCGCGGCGCAGGCTCCGGTTCACGATCCCGCCCACCCGGCGGCCGGGGACGCTCCGGGCGGCACGGCGCCCGGAGCTCCGGACGGTGGGGCGCCGCAGCCGTTCGGCGGCGGCGATGTCGAGAGCGGCGCGACGATGCGTATCTCCCCCGCCGCTCTCAGGCGTGAGAGCGCGGAGCGCGAGGAGGCGGCCGCCCCCTCGGCGTCGCAGGAGGAGAGGGGTACGGCCGGTGGCACTCCGCCCCCCGCCGCCGGAGCCGACCGCGTGGACGAGCCGGCGGCCGTGAACGAACCCGAGGCGCCCGGAGGGCCTTCGGGCGCGGAGGGGGCGAGTGCCGAGGGCAGCGGCGAAGGCACCGCGGCCGGCGCCGCTCAGGAGGCTCCCGCTGCCGGGCAGCGGCACGGCGACGAGGGCACCGCCCAGGCCGGCCCGGCGGCCGCGGGCCGGTACGAGGGAGCTTCCCACGGCGAGCGCGAGAGCGCGGACGCCGCCCAGGACCTGCGCGGGACGGACGAGTCGTCCGGCACCCGGCACGGCGCCGAACCGTACGGAACCACGCCCGGCGCCGAACCTTCCGAGGCCGCGCCCGGCGCCGAACCGGCAGGCACCGCGCCGTCCGCCGAACCGTCCGGTGCGGTTCCGTCCGGAACCACGCCCGAACCCGGACCCGCACCCGCACCCGAACCCGGAGACTCCGTCCCCGAGGCCGCGCTGCCGCAGGACGGCGGTCCCACCGCCGCACCGCAGGGCACTCACCCGCTGCCGGCCGCCGCACACCCCTGGGCCCCGGCGCCCGGCGCCACGCAGGACGCCGACGGAGTCCTGCCCCCGCTGCCGCCTGCCTTCCCGCCCGCCGCGCCGACGGCCGCGCCCCAGTGGCCCGTACAGGCGCAGCCCGCGGATCTGCCCGCGGCCGCGGCTCACCAGCAGTCGGCGTCCCCCTCGGGGGTACCGGAACAGCCCACCGGCCACGGTTTCCCTCCGCCGGGCACCCAGCACCCGCAGCCCGCGGACCCGCAGGGCGGCCACGGGTTCCCCGAGCCCCCGCAGCACCAGCCCCAGCCCCAGCCCCAGCCCCACCAAGACCAGCCCCAACACCAGCACCAGCCCCCGCAGCCCCGGCAAGGCGCCCGGCATCCCGACCCGGCCGCGCCCCCGGACGGTTACGGGTTCCCTCCGCCGGCCTACGGCCCCGGCCCGTCCCACTGGCAGCCCGGTGCTCCGCTGCCACCGGCCGCGCCGGCCCCCGAGCCCCTGCCTCCGCAGAGCGGCTACGGATTCCCGCACGGCGGTCACGGCTTCCCGCCGGCGACCCGGCAGCCCGGCGGCCCGGGGCCGATACCGCCCCAGGCGCCCCGGGGCGGGCAGCCACCGCACGTCCCCGGCCCGGCCGCTCCTCAGCCGCCGGCCCGGCAGGCCCGGACGCAGGGACAGGCTCACCCCCGTGGGCAGGCTCAGCAGCCCCCGGCCGACCCGGTCGACCCCCGCACGGGTGCGGGCTGGCCCCAGCCGGTCGCGCCCGACCAGCGCGAGCGCTCCGTGCCGGGTGCACCGCTCGGCTACACGGCGGCGGTGGAACTGTCCTCCGACCGTCTGCTGCGCAACACCAAGCCCAAGGCCCGGTCGAGCCGCAACCCCTCGGCCCGGTTCCGGATCGGCGGCAAGAAGGAGGAGGCGGAGCGGCAGCGCAAGCTCGAACTGATCCGCACCCCGGTGCTGTCCTGCTACCGGATCGCGGTCATCAGCCTCAAGGGCGGCGTCGGCAAGACCACGACCACCACCGCGCTCGGCGCCACCCTGGCCACCGAGCGCCAGGACAAGATCCTGGCGATCGACGCCAACCCGGACGCGGGCACGCTCGGGCGGCGGGTGCGGCGCGAGACCGGCGCGACCATCCGCGACCTGGTCCAGGCGATCCCGTACCTCAACTCCTACATGGACATCCGCCGGTTCACCTCGCAGGCGCCCTCCGGTCTGGAGATCATCGCCAACGATGTGGACCCCGCCGTGTCGACGGCGTTCAGCGACGAGGACTACCGCCGGGCGATCGACGTGCTGGGCAGGCAGTACCCGGTCATCCTCACCGACTCCGGCACGGGTCTGCTCTACAGCGCGATGCGCGGCGTGCTGGACCTCGCCGACCAGCTGATCATCATCTCCACACCGTCCGTGGACGGCGCCAGCAGCGCGAGCACGACGCTCGACTGGCTGTCGGCGCACGGCTACGCGGAGCTGGTGCAGCGGTCGATCACCGTGATCTCCGGGGTCCGGGAGACCGGCAAGATGATCAAGGTGGAGGACATCGTCCAGCACTTCGAGACCCGCTGCCGCGGTGTGGTGGTCGTGCCGTTCGACGAGCACCTGTCCGCGGGCGCGGAGGTCGACCTCGACATGATGCGCCCGAAGACGCGCGAGGCGTACTTCACCCTGTCGGCGATGGTCGCCGAGGACTTCGCCAGGGCCCAGCAGGCACAGGGCCTGTGGACGTCCGCCGGCCAGGGCCACCAGCCGCCGCACATGGCACCGCCGATGCCCCACCAGCCGTACGGGGGGCCGCCGCACCCCGGGCCGCCGCACCCCGGGCCGGCGTACGCGCCGAGCCCCGGGCAGCCGCAGCACCCCGGTCAGCCCCCGTACCACCCCGGTCAGCCGGTCGGCCCGCCGCAGCGGGGAGTCCGGCCTCCGCAGCACCCCGGTCAACCCCGTCAGCCGGGTGGTCAGCCCCCGTTCGGGGGACAGGCCGGCCACTGCGGCCCGCAGCCGGGCGGCGGACCGCTGCCGGGCATGCAGCAGCAATGGCAGCAAGTGCCTCCGTCCCGGGCACCGTCGATGCCGCAGCCGGGCGGCGCCGCCTTCCCGGGACAGCCGGCGCAACCGGGCACAGCTCCGGCACAGCCCTCGCAACCGGGTCGGCCGCCGACGCGGGACGAGGCGCCCGGTCAGCCGGATCAGGGCGGGTCCCAGGGTCACGCGCCCCCGGGCGGCAACGGCTACGGCCACCCCCGGCCGCAGCCGCCGCAGGCACCGCCGGCCTCTCCGCAGTAG
- a CDS encoding DUF397 domain-containing protein, giving the protein MGSAQEKEELYALDISGVEWHGAPGTSPDEERVEIAHLPGGAVAMRSSLDPETVLRYTEAEWRAFVLGARDGEFDLR; this is encoded by the coding sequence ATGGGGAGCGCCCAGGAGAAGGAAGAGCTGTACGCCCTCGACATCTCCGGCGTCGAGTGGCACGGTGCGCCCGGCACCAGCCCTGACGAGGAGCGGGTCGAGATCGCTCATCTGCCCGGCGGCGCGGTCGCGATGAGGTCGTCGCTGGACCCGGAGACCGTGCTGCGTTACACGGAGGCCGAGTGGCGGGCCTTTGTACTCGGCGCCCGGGACGGGGAGTTCGACCTGCGCTGA
- the eccE gene encoding type VII secretion protein EccE → MGTATRCRRGRTSGGAPETSRRQRGNALAGDAAPTGDDAPAAATPRPLAGAGRVGPFSLRQLVLVELALALVLAGAAPGGLWLVPACALAAALLLLAVLRRRGHALPDWLSTALGLRARRRAAGPAGPDVDPSLAPLAEAAPGVRPFTYVGRDRRTVGMLGDGSFLTAAVRVEASGSGLRPAFGARALPMALLGGALRVDDITAESVQLVQQVRSAPAPHLPQQSVARLSYGPLQERTGAPALRMTWVAVRLDPELCREAVEARGGGVEGAQRCLVRVVDHVASRLTGAGFQSVVLDQEEFNSAVATAVCASPSAAALAGRTGAAAQRRTAETSRVWRCDDRWHTTYAVGRWPGLGRGAQPLPALVSALTSAPAYATTFSLSLRRGARRGALVMHGHVRITGGSDTELVAVRRELEQTARSAGVGLLRLDREQLPGALATMPLGGTR, encoded by the coding sequence ATGGGTACGGCGACTCGCTGTCGCCGGGGGCGGACTTCCGGAGGGGCCCCGGAGACTTCCCGGCGGCAACGCGGCAACGCTCTGGCCGGTGATGCCGCCCCGACCGGCGACGACGCACCGGCCGCGGCCACTCCGCGGCCCCTCGCCGGTGCGGGCCGTGTCGGCCCGTTCTCGTTGCGGCAGTTGGTTCTCGTGGAGCTGGCGCTCGCGCTGGTCCTGGCGGGCGCCGCGCCGGGCGGTCTGTGGCTGGTCCCCGCCTGCGCCCTCGCCGCGGCCCTGCTGCTGCTCGCGGTGCTGAGGCGGCGCGGTCACGCACTGCCGGACTGGCTGTCCACGGCCCTGGGGCTGCGGGCACGCCGCCGGGCCGCCGGGCCCGCGGGCCCGGACGTCGATCCGTCTCTGGCGCCTCTCGCGGAAGCCGCCCCCGGTGTACGCCCGTTCACCTACGTGGGCCGCGATCGCCGCACGGTCGGGATGCTCGGGGACGGCTCGTTCCTGACGGCCGCCGTACGGGTCGAGGCGAGTGGCTCCGGGCTGCGGCCCGCCTTCGGGGCCCGGGCCCTGCCGATGGCGCTGCTGGGCGGAGCCCTGCGGGTCGACGACATCACCGCGGAGTCGGTGCAGTTGGTCCAGCAGGTGCGCTCCGCGCCCGCGCCGCATCTGCCGCAGCAGTCGGTCGCACGGCTCTCCTACGGCCCGTTGCAGGAGCGGACGGGCGCTCCCGCGCTGAGGATGACGTGGGTGGCCGTGAGGCTGGACCCGGAACTCTGCCGGGAGGCGGTCGAGGCCAGGGGCGGCGGTGTCGAGGGCGCGCAGCGCTGCCTGGTGCGGGTCGTCGACCATGTGGCGAGCCGGCTCACCGGGGCCGGGTTCCAGTCGGTGGTCCTGGACCAGGAGGAGTTCAACTCCGCGGTCGCGACCGCGGTCTGTGCCAGCCCGAGTGCCGCGGCCCTCGCGGGCCGGACCGGTGCGGCGGCCCAGCGCCGCACCGCCGAGACCTCGCGGGTCTGGCGCTGCGACGACCGCTGGCACACGACGTACGCCGTGGGCCGCTGGCCCGGGTTGGGACGCGGCGCGCAGCCGCTGCCCGCGCTGGTGTCGGCGCTGACCTCGGCCCCGGCCTACGCGACCACCTTCAGCCTCTCGCTGCGGCGCGGTGCGCGGCGGGGAGCGCTGGTGATGCACGGGCACGTGCGGATCACCGGCGGTTCGGACACCGAACTGGTCGCGGTGCGAAGGGAACTGGAGCAGACCGCGCGGTCGGCCGGGGTGGGTCTGCTGCGGCTGGACCGCGAGCAGCTGCCCGGGGCACTGGCGACGATGCCGCTGGGAGGCACCCGATGA
- the eccB gene encoding type VII secretion protein EccB, translating into MASRRDELNAYTFAKRRLVAQFVQPNTTGSEEGAPRPLRAVVPGAVVAVVILAVFGAWGMFRPVAPQNWDTPNENVIIASRSTTRYVVLRTDGKKQLHPVLNMSSAKLLLDPGKGRVVNVDESVLDNGTIPHGATLGIPYAPDRLPDAEEAGSAKRWAVCERPGEGGRAIQKAAFVLAEREERRTEGAGRLRGGELLYVEGPDETRHIVDAAGTAYPVDEDELLLRVLVGLGRAPQRVSAAWLDTLHKGDRIAFPAVPGAGADAGVPGGLPDAVNKVGMVLEATDGTRVQQYVVLSGRVAPVTDFTAKLLLGSRELIELDQDGRAESVSPAAIRPGRAFGKDKEWPEQAPEPVNSAGTDEGSRDTVCNVLREVDGDGSTTLSTWAGAGFPATLPTGSSSAYVTPGSGQLFRQFKGSRTDSGFLFLVTDTGLRYAMQSNGDSAADDSGIGASGSGREREARRQEAQQAQNRLGYKNVEPVPVPAAWSAFLPTGPRLSTGAARQPQGS; encoded by the coding sequence ATGGCATCACGTCGGGACGAACTCAACGCGTACACCTTCGCGAAGCGGAGACTGGTCGCGCAGTTCGTACAGCCGAACACGACGGGGTCGGAGGAGGGCGCGCCCCGCCCCCTGCGCGCGGTGGTTCCCGGAGCCGTCGTGGCCGTGGTGATCCTGGCCGTCTTCGGAGCGTGGGGCATGTTCAGGCCGGTGGCCCCGCAGAACTGGGACACCCCCAACGAGAACGTCATCATCGCCAGCAGGTCGACCACCCGCTACGTCGTGCTGAGGACCGACGGGAAGAAGCAGCTCCACCCGGTGCTCAACATGTCGTCCGCGAAACTGCTCCTCGACCCCGGCAAGGGCAGGGTCGTCAACGTCGACGAGTCGGTCCTCGACAACGGCACGATCCCGCACGGCGCCACCCTCGGCATCCCCTACGCCCCCGACCGGCTCCCCGACGCCGAGGAGGCCGGGTCCGCCAAGCGCTGGGCGGTCTGCGAACGGCCCGGCGAAGGCGGCCGCGCCATCCAGAAGGCCGCCTTCGTCCTCGCCGAGCGCGAGGAGCGCAGGACCGAGGGCGCCGGCCGGCTGCGCGGCGGGGAACTGCTCTACGTCGAGGGCCCCGACGAGACCCGCCACATCGTCGACGCCGCCGGCACGGCCTACCCCGTGGACGAGGACGAACTGCTCCTGCGGGTGCTCGTCGGCCTCGGACGGGCACCCCAGCGCGTCTCCGCCGCCTGGCTGGACACCCTGCACAAGGGCGACAGGATCGCCTTCCCCGCGGTGCCGGGCGCCGGTGCGGACGCCGGGGTCCCCGGTGGACTCCCGGACGCGGTGAACAAGGTCGGCATGGTCCTCGAGGCCACCGACGGCACCCGGGTCCAGCAGTACGTCGTACTGAGCGGCCGGGTGGCGCCCGTGACCGACTTCACGGCCAAACTGCTGCTCGGCAGCCGCGAGTTGATCGAACTCGACCAGGACGGCCGCGCCGAGTCCGTCAGCCCCGCCGCCATCCGGCCGGGCCGGGCCTTCGGCAAGGACAAGGAGTGGCCCGAGCAGGCCCCCGAGCCCGTCAACTCGGCCGGCACGGACGAGGGAAGCCGCGACACCGTGTGCAACGTGCTCCGCGAGGTGGACGGCGACGGCTCGACCACCCTCAGCACCTGGGCCGGCGCCGGGTTCCCCGCCACACTCCCCACCGGTTCCAGCAGCGCCTACGTCACCCCCGGCTCCGGTCAGCTCTTCCGCCAGTTCAAGGGCTCTCGTACGGACTCCGGCTTCCTCTTCCTCGTCACGGACACCGGACTGCGCTACGCCATGCAGTCCAACGGCGACAGCGCGGCGGACGACTCCGGGATCGGGGCCTCCGGATCCGGCAGGGAGCGGGAGGCCCGCCGGCAGGAGGCGCAGCAGGCCCAGAACCGCCTCGGCTACAAGAACGTCGAGCCGGTGCCGGTACCGGCCGCCTGGTCCGCCTTCCTGCCGACCGGGCCCCGTCTGTCCACGGGTGCCGCGCGCCAGCCGCAGGGCTCCTGA
- the mycP gene encoding type VII secretion-associated serine protease mycosin: MTHMYRRLLAAPAAAALSLVAVASAPAAADGTDRCTYPGNTYEGRPWALQRVLLDELWEQSTGRGVRVAVIDTGVDAGHPQLGPAVDAASGRNFLDRDLKDADGNALERGSEDGTTDTVGHGTKVAGIIAARPAEGTGFVGLAPEATIIPIQQNDAEGHGTAETLARAVDHAVAEGAGVINISQDTADAVEPTPLLKQAVDRALDREIVVVAAAGNDGTGGNVKKTYPASYEGVLAVASSDRNNERAAFSQSGDFVGIAAPGVDVVSTVPGGGHCADNGTSFSAPYVAAVAALIRSKHEDWTQEQIVAQIQQTAERSVAGRDRLVGWGVVDPVRALTEDDEPVSEPVAEEGLTGAEAPTPAELHLGETADERNARLATYVVVGCAVLVAAIAGGAVTVRDARRRAAGPEPGSGT; the protein is encoded by the coding sequence ATGACGCACATGTACCGGCGCCTCCTCGCCGCCCCGGCGGCCGCCGCGCTCTCCCTCGTCGCCGTCGCGTCCGCCCCCGCGGCGGCGGACGGTACCGACCGGTGCACCTACCCGGGCAACACGTACGAGGGCCGCCCCTGGGCGCTGCAGCGCGTCCTGCTGGACGAACTCTGGGAGCAGTCCACCGGGAGGGGCGTGCGGGTCGCCGTCATCGACACCGGGGTCGACGCCGGGCACCCGCAGCTCGGCCCGGCGGTCGACGCCGCGAGCGGCCGGAACTTCCTCGACCGGGACCTGAAGGACGCCGACGGCAACGCACTCGAACGCGGCAGCGAGGACGGCACCACCGACACCGTCGGCCACGGCACCAAGGTCGCCGGCATCATCGCCGCGCGCCCGGCCGAGGGCACCGGATTCGTCGGCCTCGCCCCCGAAGCCACGATCATCCCGATCCAGCAGAACGACGCCGAGGGGCACGGAACCGCAGAGACGCTCGCGCGGGCCGTCGACCACGCGGTGGCCGAGGGAGCCGGGGTCATCAACATCTCCCAGGACACCGCCGACGCAGTGGAACCCACACCCCTGCTGAAGCAGGCCGTCGACAGGGCACTGGACAGGGAGATCGTGGTCGTCGCCGCTGCGGGCAACGACGGCACGGGCGGCAACGTCAAGAAGACCTACCCGGCCTCCTACGAGGGCGTCCTCGCCGTCGCCTCCTCGGACCGCAACAACGAGCGGGCGGCGTTCTCCCAGTCCGGGGACTTCGTCGGCATCGCGGCCCCCGGTGTGGACGTCGTCTCCACGGTCCCCGGCGGCGGTCACTGCGCCGACAACGGAACCAGCTTCTCCGCTCCCTATGTGGCGGCCGTCGCGGCGCTCATCAGGAGCAAGCACGAGGACTGGACGCAGGAGCAGATCGTCGCCCAGATCCAGCAGACCGCGGAACGCTCCGTCGCGGGCCGCGACCGCCTGGTCGGCTGGGGCGTCGTCGACCCGGTCCGGGCCCTCACCGAGGACGACGAGCCGGTCTCGGAACCCGTCGCCGAGGAGGGCCTCACCGGCGCAGAGGCCCCGACGCCCGCCGAACTCCACCTCGGCGAGACCGCGGACGAACGCAACGCGCGGCTCGCGACGTACGTCGTGGTGGGCTGCGCGGTCCTGGTCGCCGCGATCGCCGGCGGCGCGGTGACGGTCCGCGACGCCAGGCGCCGGGCCGCCGGCCCGGAACCGGGATCGGGGACCTGA
- a CDS encoding S8 family serine peptidase: MALVGACAVSLINMAPTAAAGDMRSRQWYLDAMHADEIWKKTTGEGITVAVIDTGVNPSIPSLKGKVLKGLDASDTKGDATDDYNGHGTSMAELIAGSGEGGGLKGLAPGAKILPLRISDTDLQNRVAVNAHDAEEAIRFAADSDARIISMSFGSKYLSPQEIEAVKYAEEKGKLFFAAVGNDAKNGNKPEYPANYPEVVGVAATDREGRVADYSQHGDFVDIAAPGNDIPGWCDTTFTRYCDGDGGTSSATALASASAALIWSLHPEWTANQVLRVMFESAAKPDGSGDGTLSNYLGHGIVRPNAHINRGLGKPGDPDISPLTNERTGGAPADPAAPSTPAASQPPKEKPVSEALTEGSSKKTQDDGHLGLVLGGAAVVAVLAGMAFTVVRQRRAA; encoded by the coding sequence ATGGCATTGGTCGGAGCGTGTGCCGTCTCCCTGATCAATATGGCCCCGACCGCTGCCGCGGGGGACATGCGCTCCAGGCAGTGGTACCTGGACGCGATGCATGCCGACGAGATCTGGAAGAAGACGACCGGCGAGGGCATCACCGTTGCCGTCATCGATACAGGAGTGAATCCTTCGATACCATCCCTGAAGGGGAAGGTCCTGAAAGGTCTGGATGCATCGGACACCAAGGGCGATGCCACGGACGACTACAACGGTCACGGTACGAGCATGGCTGAACTGATCGCCGGTTCGGGTGAAGGCGGTGGCTTGAAAGGGCTTGCCCCAGGGGCGAAGATCCTGCCCTTGCGGATCTCTGACACTGATCTGCAGAACAGGGTAGCGGTGAACGCCCATGATGCGGAAGAGGCCATTCGGTTCGCCGCGGACAGTGATGCGCGGATCATCAGCATGTCCTTCGGAAGCAAGTACTTGAGTCCTCAGGAGATTGAAGCGGTCAAGTACGCCGAGGAAAAGGGCAAGTTGTTCTTCGCCGCTGTTGGCAATGATGCAAAGAACGGTAACAAGCCCGAGTACCCTGCCAACTATCCGGAGGTGGTCGGTGTCGCAGCAACGGACAGGGAGGGGCGGGTCGCCGATTACTCCCAGCACGGTGACTTCGTCGATATCGCCGCGCCCGGCAACGACATCCCCGGCTGGTGCGACACCACCTTCACGCGCTATTGCGACGGTGACGGCGGCACCAGCTCGGCAACAGCGCTCGCCTCTGCCTCCGCCGCCCTGATCTGGTCCCTCCATCCGGAGTGGACCGCGAACCAGGTCCTCCGGGTCATGTTCGAGAGTGCGGCCAAGCCCGACGGCTCCGGGGACGGCACCCTCAGCAACTACCTCGGCCACGGAATCGTGCGCCCCAACGCACACATCAACCGAGGCCTCGGCAAGCCGGGAGACCCCGACATCAGCCCCCTGACCAACGAGAGGACGGGCGGCGCCCCCGCAGACCCGGCGGCCCCTTCCACTCCGGCCGCGTCACAGCCGCCGAAGGAGAAGCCCGTCTCCGAGGCATTGACGGAGGGCTCGAGCAAGAAGACCCAGGACGACGGCCATTTGGGCCTTGTCCTGGGCGGAGCAGCAGTCGTCGCGGTCCTCGCGGGCATGGCCTTCACCGTCGTCCGTCAGCGGCGCGCTGCCTGA
- a CDS encoding WXG100 family type VII secretion target → MSQGQRLSDQQVIQLERQLTEKFDSIKGQLRQIQGTIDSLEGQWKGIGAGAFNAKQQEINTSMVGLGNILAKFIEAMSTSRRIKDGTEDDVRAAVQAINVDLGAGGSAAPRSGLAGL, encoded by the coding sequence GTGTCACAGGGCCAGCGGCTTTCGGACCAGCAAGTCATTCAGCTCGAGAGGCAGCTCACCGAGAAGTTCGACTCGATCAAGGGCCAACTGCGGCAGATCCAGGGCACGATCGACAGCCTCGAGGGCCAGTGGAAGGGTATCGGTGCCGGGGCCTTCAACGCGAAGCAGCAGGAGATCAACACCTCGATGGTGGGTCTCGGCAACATCCTCGCGAAGTTCATCGAGGCCATGAGCACTTCGAGGAGGATCAAGGACGGCACCGAGGACGACGTCCGCGCCGCCGTGCAGGCGATCAACGTCGATCTCGGTGCCGGTGGCAGCGCCGCCCCCAGGTCGGGCCTCGCCGGTCTCTAG
- a CDS encoding WXG100 family type VII secretion target has protein sequence MGMNSGDELVVRYGGLELAATTLGNQARKLEEDLREIKAAMATVAAGWEGEAHNAYVQEQAKWDKEAADIHRALMQIGQVVANAGGDYMGGDRKAAGYFA, from the coding sequence ATGGGCATGAACTCGGGAGACGAGCTCGTCGTCAGGTACGGCGGTCTTGAACTGGCGGCGACCACGCTCGGCAACCAGGCCAGGAAGCTCGAGGAGGACCTGCGGGAGATCAAGGCGGCCATGGCCACCGTGGCCGCCGGCTGGGAGGGCGAGGCCCACAACGCCTACGTTCAGGAGCAGGCGAAGTGGGACAAGGAGGCAGCGGACATCCATCGCGCGCTCATGCAGATCGGTCAGGTCGTGGCGAACGCGGGTGGCGACTACATGGGTGGTGACAGGAAGGCCGCCGGCTACTTCGCCTGA